From the genome of SAR324 cluster bacterium:
GGGGCAGCTCGTGGTAGATAACGTAGATGCTTACTATGAAAATAAACCACCGCTGACACCAGTTCCCACAGTTTAAAATTATTGACCTCTTTCTATTAAAGCATCATGGCTCTTTTTGCTGAACGTAACCAAAGAATTGGTTCTGAAAATGCCTTTAAAGTGGGACCACACATTGTTCGTGTTGGTCAGTCTCGGGGTCCTGTCGTGAAGTTGAACCTGGGAGAACCAGACTATGATCTCCCCAAGGCTGTTAATGCCGAGATTAAACGACAACTTGATGCTGGAAATACGCACTATTGTGACCCTCAAGGTACACCAAACTTACGTAGCGCCATCAGTGAATACGTAAATCGAACGAGAGGTCTCAACACAACACCGGGGCATGTTGTGGTCTTTCCGGGCGGTAAACCTTCGATTGGCTTGACCCAGCAAATTTATTGTAATCCTGGTGATGAAGTGATTTATCCAAGCCCAGGATTTCCGATCTACGAGTCATTTATTAGTTACGTCCAAGCTGTTCCTGTCCCCTTACATTTGGATGAATCAGCTGGATTCACTTTTACGACTGAGCAACTTGCAGAATTGATTACGTCAAGGACCAAGGTAATTTATTTGAACTTCCCCTCAAATCCTACTGGTGGTGTGGCAAGTCAATCTCAGATTGAAGAAATCGCAGATGTGATACTTCGCAAGGCTCCACCTGATGCAAGAGTGTACTCTGATGAAATCTATGAAAGGATAGTTTTTGATGGTCAGCAGCATTACTCAATTCTTCAAGTACCAGGGATGGCAGAACGAACGATCCTAGCAAGTGGGTTCTCCAAAACCTTTGCCTGGACGGGTGGTCGAATTGGCTATGCTGTGCTACCCACTGTGACGGAAGTAGAGATGTTCAAAACATTAAATATCAACTACTTCTCATGTGTTGCGCCCTATAATCAAGAAGCAGCTGTGGTAGCACTTACTGACGAAACAGTGGAACAAGAAGTTCTGGAGATGGTAAGAACTTTTGAAGAGCGAAGAGATGCTGTGCTGGAAGATTTACGAGCCATTCCAGGTGTAGAGTGTCAAAAGCCAGGAGGGGCCTTCTACCTTTTCCCTAATATTGAAGGAGTCTGTAAGTCTCTGGGTTTAATTGATTATCATTCACATCTGAATGATGTAGCCAAAAAGGAAACTTCCCCTGCGGGCCTGTTTCAAATGTTCGCTTTGTACGATCATCAAGTAGCGGTTTTGGATCGGCTCTCTTTCGGTCGAATTGGTGCAGATGGCAAGCATTTTCTAAGGCTTTCCACAGCTTCTCAACTTGGTGTTCTGAGAGATGGGGTACAGCGATTGAGAGATGCTGCACAAGATCAGGCAGGACTAGAACAGTTTTTGAAGGAGCGGCCGGACTTAAATCAATAAATTCAGATTAACAATCAATTTCAGTATTTTAGATAAAAAAATGGATTAAGTTTATTTGGTTTGACAAATCAAAAGCTATCATTTACTTTAACGTTAAAGTAAAGTAAAAGCACTACAATAAAAACATGAAGAAAAAAATAACAATTCGCGAGGTAGCGGAAGCGGCCAAAGTAACGATGATGACTGTCTCTAACGTTGTCAACGGTAGAACAGATCAAATGAGCAAGGAGACAAGAGAAAAAGTACAAGTAGCCATTGAACAGCTTGATTATAAGCCTAATCATGCGGCAAAGACATTAAGAACAAAAAGTAGTTTATCAATTGGAATGGTGATCTTGGATGATGTTCCAGAATTTTTGGCTGACACTTATACCTCCCAAGTAGCTTCTGGATTAACGAATTATTTAGCTGATCGAAATTATAGCCTTATATTGCAAGGAATTAGATCACAAAGCATCCAGACAAAAAGCATTTTGGAAGAGATTCATGCGGATGGGATTTGTGCAATTTTATCTGGTAGTAAAGAAAAAAGAGAGAAAATAATTAAAAAGATTTTAAACCTAAATTTACCTTTTGTTCTTATTCAAGAGAAATATCCTGACAAAAGAATTTACAGTATTATTCAAGATGATTTTAAAGCAGGGAAATTAATTGCAGAATTT
Proteins encoded in this window:
- a CDS encoding aminotransferase class I/II-fold pyridoxal phosphate-dependent enzyme, which produces MALFAERNQRIGSENAFKVGPHIVRVGQSRGPVVKLNLGEPDYDLPKAVNAEIKRQLDAGNTHYCDPQGTPNLRSAISEYVNRTRGLNTTPGHVVVFPGGKPSIGLTQQIYCNPGDEVIYPSPGFPIYESFISYVQAVPVPLHLDESAGFTFTTEQLAELITSRTKVIYLNFPSNPTGGVASQSQIEEIADVILRKAPPDARVYSDEIYERIVFDGQQHYSILQVPGMAERTILASGFSKTFAWTGGRIGYAVLPTVTEVEMFKTLNINYFSCVAPYNQEAAVVALTDETVEQEVLEMVRTFEERRDAVLEDLRAIPGVECQKPGGAFYLFPNIEGVCKSLGLIDYHSHLNDVAKKETSPAGLFQMFALYDHQVAVLDRLSFGRIGADGKHFLRLSTASQLGVLRDGVQRLRDAAQDQAGLEQFLKERPDLNQ
- a CDS encoding LacI family DNA-binding transcriptional regulator encodes the protein MKKKITIREVAEAAKVTMMTVSNVVNGRTDQMSKETREKVQVAIEQLDYKPNHAAKTLRTKSSLSIGMVILDDVPEFLADTYTSQVASGLTNYLADRNYSLILQGIRSQSIQTKSILEEIHADGICAILSGSKEKREKIIKKILNLNLPFVLIQEKYPDKRIYSIIQDDFKAGKLIAEFLVNKECKKFIFLAPKQNWPAIEQRILGIKKILSENNLNIEIVECGDEGLSDTKSAVLNYIERQGLPEAIISGNDKMAMAAIRILSEKGISVPDDVKITGFNAFETAMYITPNLVTIQSKAYEIGVEAGRILIDSIKSKIIENNEIIFPVSLVVGESA